Proteins from a genomic interval of Rhodothermus marinus:
- a CDS encoding L,D-transpeptidase, with protein MAGLLLSLGCVGMAPVLRSALLSLETAPVYAEAASVDEATLRRSIARLERRLAARRPAGAYLVVSTTENHFWLYVGGRLIREGRCSTGSYVYLKGSGGRSWLFQTPRGQFFVQSKIVNPVWHKPDWAFVEEGKPIPPPGSPERYEYGVLGRYALAIGNGYLIHGTLYQRLLGLPVTHGCVRLGDADLEVVYRTLPLGAPVYIY; from the coding sequence ATGGCCGGCCTTCTGCTGTCGCTGGGATGCGTCGGCATGGCGCCGGTGCTGCGCAGCGCATTGCTATCGCTCGAGACCGCGCCGGTCTATGCCGAGGCGGCTTCGGTCGATGAGGCTACGCTCCGGCGAAGCATTGCGCGTCTGGAACGACGACTGGCAGCCCGGCGTCCCGCTGGCGCCTATCTGGTCGTCAGTACTACGGAAAACCACTTCTGGCTCTACGTGGGAGGGCGGCTGATTCGAGAAGGCCGCTGCTCGACCGGCAGTTATGTGTACCTGAAAGGAAGTGGGGGACGCAGCTGGCTTTTTCAAACGCCCCGTGGTCAGTTTTTCGTGCAGTCCAAAATCGTCAATCCCGTCTGGCATAAGCCGGACTGGGCCTTTGTCGAAGAAGGCAAACCCATTCCGCCGCCTGGTTCTCCCGAGCGGTACGAGTACGGGGTGCTCGGGCGGTATGCACTGGCCATTGGCAACGGATACCTGATCCACGGGACCCTGTATCAGCGCCTGCTGGGACTTCCGGTAACCCACGGATGTGTGCGCCTGGGCGATGCCGATCTGGAAGTTGTTTATCGAACGCTTCCCCTGGGCGCACCCGTGTACATCTACTGA
- a CDS encoding L,D-transpeptidase family protein — protein MGRPEAFRTSGRRWGYRLGLIGLFLMPLAGLTYGYFALRQSPRTAVEAAQQALAQARAVAAEQYAPTHWRKAEQVWEEVLRRWRLANQRWWSLPDDYAQITALARQAQHEAIVAAAQAAQVRDSLHRESRQMLAALAPRLDSLQRWLRLLPYRPAWLQQLQVAQQQYQAAQYAFEQQALWEAARKARQAHLQTLALTQQVSDYVRDYLAQVPRWRQWVAEARAEARRQNQWLIVVDKMARRCLVYRGDRQVAVFPIELGPNWMGSKHYAGDRATPEGRYRVVRKLGPGETRYYRALLLDYPNAEDRARFARARREGLLPPGAKIGGLIEIHGEGGRGADWTEGCVALHNQDMRRLYEMIPVGTPVVIVGTLDPPSWVQQMIAVHAR, from the coding sequence ATGGGAAGGCCGGAGGCCTTCCGCACATCTGGACGTCGCTGGGGGTATCGGCTGGGCCTGATCGGTCTGTTTCTGATGCCGCTGGCCGGCCTGACGTATGGCTACTTTGCCCTGCGCCAGAGCCCTCGAACGGCGGTCGAAGCTGCGCAGCAAGCGCTGGCGCAGGCGCGCGCCGTAGCCGCCGAGCAGTATGCGCCCACGCACTGGCGAAAGGCCGAGCAGGTCTGGGAGGAGGTGCTCCGGCGGTGGCGGCTTGCCAACCAGCGCTGGTGGAGCCTCCCGGACGACTATGCGCAGATAACCGCGCTGGCCCGGCAGGCGCAGCACGAGGCGATCGTGGCCGCCGCACAGGCCGCGCAGGTGCGCGACTCGCTCCACCGGGAAAGTCGTCAGATGCTGGCGGCCCTTGCACCGCGTCTGGATTCGCTACAGCGGTGGCTGCGGCTGCTGCCGTATCGCCCGGCCTGGCTCCAGCAGCTACAGGTCGCGCAACAGCAATATCAGGCGGCCCAGTATGCCTTTGAGCAACAGGCGCTCTGGGAGGCCGCCCGAAAGGCCCGGCAGGCCCACCTGCAAACGCTGGCCCTGACGCAACAGGTAAGCGATTATGTGCGCGATTACCTGGCCCAGGTACCGCGCTGGCGGCAATGGGTGGCCGAAGCCCGCGCCGAAGCCCGACGCCAGAACCAGTGGCTGATTGTCGTGGACAAAATGGCCCGACGATGCCTGGTCTATCGGGGCGACCGACAGGTGGCCGTCTTTCCCATAGAGCTCGGGCCCAACTGGATGGGCTCCAAACACTACGCAGGCGATCGGGCCACGCCCGAGGGACGTTATCGCGTGGTGCGCAAGCTGGGGCCGGGCGAAACCCGGTACTACCGGGCGCTCCTTCTGGATTATCCCAATGCCGAGGATCGGGCACGTTTTGCCCGAGCCCGGCGGGAAGGATTGCTGCCTCCCGGGGCAAAAATCGGGGGCCTGATTGAAATCCATGGCGAAGGGGGGCGCGGGGCCGACTGGACGGAAGGCTGCGTGGCCCTGCACAATCAGGACATGCGTCGCCTCTATGAAATGATTCCGGTGGGTACACCGGTCGTGATCGTCGGCACACTGGATCCGCCGTCGTGGGTCCAACAAATGATTGCGGTGCATGCACGATGA